CGATACCCGTCACCTGGTAGAGGTCCTGAAGGTAGCCGTACAGATGGGGGTAATCGACGATGCGCCGGAGATTGCATTTGAAATGCCCGTGGTACACGGCATCGAACCGGAGCAGCGTGACGAACAACCGCCAATCCGACTCCACGAACTGGGCGCCGAAGAGGTAGCGTCGGTCGCGAAGTCTCGTATCGAGTTGATCCAGCGCAATGAAGACCGAACGCGCGGCTCGTTCATAGACGTGCTGGGAGGTCGCAAAACCGGCGCGGTAGACACCATCGTTCACCCGCTCGTAGAGAAAGTCGTTCATCTCGTCGATCTGCGGACGGAGGGCTGCCGGATAGAGGTCCAGCGGGCTGGTGGTGAAGCGGTTGAACTCGCCGTTGAAGATCCGCATGAGGTCATCGTCGGAATTGGTCACGATTCGTTTTGTCACCGTGTCCCACAACACCGGAACGGTCACGCGCCCTCGGTAACCGGGGTCGGTGGCACGATAGGCCTCGCTCAGGAAGTGAAACCCATTGGTCGTATCCAGGGAGTGGCCGGAACCGTTGCGAAAGGCCCAGCCCTGCTCGTCCCGGATCGGGTCGACCACGGTCATGCCGATGACCCCGGTGAGCCCTTTGAGTGTGCGGACGATGATGGTGCGATGCGCCCAGGGGCAGGCGAGGGAGACGTAGAGATGATACCGGCCGGCTGCGGCCGGATATCCGGAACGGCCGTCCTCGGTGACCCAGTGGCGAAATGCGTCGGACTACCGTTTGAATTCGCCGCTGTCGGTCTGTTCGTTCGGAAACTGGGGTTGTGTCCTCATTGCACGATTCTCCTTGGGAGTTCTACCTTAGTCAGAATCAAGGGGACTCGTCAATTGTCGATGAGGCCGTGCGGTGTTGCGTTGCCTCGAACGTAAGATCATGGTCGTTCGGTCTGTGCCGGGTGGTGGGGCGCAGCGAGGTCCCATCCGACGGAAAAGAGTAGGAGGAGCCCGGCGGCGGTGGTCTGCTTCGTGCGGGCCGTGGTTTCCCGAGGCGGCAGCGGTTCGTTTGCGATGAGTCCGTCGCCCAGGACTCGAGCATCGAGATCGAGCGTGCCGCCGATTCCGACGTTGAAACTGTATTGATCTTGTCGATGCGGCCGGTATCCCATCATCAGGCCGAATCCCACGGCGTCGATGATCCGCGACCCCGGCGCGACCGTGAGAAACGGTCCCCAACTCCAACGTTGCTCGTCCCACCGGTCGATCCAGAAGTGCATTTCCGGCATGACGCGCACCAGATCGTTGCGTTCATTGTCGATGCGGACGATACGGTTGACGACTGTGACGGAATCCACCCGTCTCGGGCCAAGATTATGTGTCCATCCGAGGCCGAGCCCGAAGCCGAGACGCTGAAGCATCCAGGGCCGTTCAGATTCCCGGTCCGGTGGATCCTCCTTCTTGTCGGTGGTGGAGGCCGGGGGCGACGGCGGTGGGTGGTCAGTGGAGGGACCTGTCGCGCCTACCAGCGGAGCACTCGCTGTCGCGGGGGAGGAGTCGGCTGAAGCGACAAGCGGAGCGGATCGGAGGTGCGCCGAATCGATGGAGGGAGTGATCTGGTGTGGTTGCCGCGGCTTTCGAATGTCCTCAGCGGACTCGATTATGGTTGCGATGCTCCGATGCTGGGGATTCGTTGGCGGTGAAGCCGCAGGTTTGGTCTCCACCTGGGTATCGATGGCGGCGATCAGCGGCGTTGGCGCTGGCTGCGGCGTAGTTTGCAGGGGGACCGGTTCAAGTGGTGTGAACGACTTGGCCGGCGGCATGCCGGATACCTGCGGGGGGAACGGTGTCACCCTGTCAGCGGGTGGTTGAGATTCAGCAACCAGAGGTTGTGAAGCGATTGCCGGGGTGGCTTCGTGATCTCTTGTGGGAGCGGTCTCGATCGGCGTCGCCGGTATCGGGCTTGTGTGCGGCCTGAGAGTGGTATCAGCGGGCGAAGTGGCCGCAGAAGCTCCCTCAGGTGCGGGAGGGAGGGATTTTGCCACAATGGGACCGCTGGAAGATTCGGTCACTGCGGTGGATGGGATGGGGATGACTGAGAGTCCCGGTTGCCTGTCGTCCTGCGCTGCCATGTCTGTGGAAGGTTTGGGCGACGGTACGGCCGGAAGCGGGGCCGCGCTTCGAGCGGGTGCAGGAGGGGCACTTTGGACGGTGTGTGAGTCTGTCTCCGGATCCGAAGCCACGATTCCGGGATCCGCCTCTGAACTGTCTGCCGTCGCGGCGGGCGATTGGGGCCTCGTCGGTATCTCGGCGGCTGGTATGGCCCGCACGGGTGCTCTGTCAAATGCGTGCCTGAGTGAACCATTGCTACTTTCAGTTGCCAGAGTGATCGGAGTTCTGCCGCCGGCCTCTCTGAGGTCAGGATCGGCCCCGTGGCGAAGGAGTGCGTCGATCACATCGGCTTGACGGGTCAGCCGCTCCGCCCGGGATTCACCGGAGAGTTCCCAAAATCGCCTGACGGCCTGATGGAGCGGGGTAAATGCGAGGGCGTTCCGCGCCGAGGGCTGTGCCCCTGTGGCCAGGAGTGCCTCGACGCAGCGTACCTGCCCATAAAAACTCGCCTGATGTAACGCGGTGTTGCCGGCTCGATCCGTTGCTTCAACCTCCGCATGCCGGCTGAGGAAGAGAGTGACCAGCGCCAGATTGCCCTTGCCTGCCGCTGTGATCAGCGGCGTCGCACCCTGACTGTCTCGGGCTTCGATATTCGCGCCCTGGTCAAGCAGCCGTAAGGCTTGGGCTGCGGTCCCGTCGGTGAGAGCCCTGTGGATCGAGCGTTCGGAATGGATGAGCGATGCGTTCGGTTTGGGTTGCGGCTTATCGGGACGCGCGTGACTGACGGACGGGAGTCCGAACATGAGAAGCAGAAGGGCGCAGGTAACGCCGGTGCTGTGGTGCAAGCGAAACACGGGTCCCCAACAAGGCCATCCGAGAGGCTCTCTGACGGCGTATGGTTTACCATACAGTTTGCATTGGCGTCACCTGAGTGTGTCACCCGTGTGACACGATGCGATGACCCAAACAGCCGGTCGGTTGTACGTGAGCCGTTGGTGGGCCATGAATCGATGGTCGGGTCGGTCTTCAGGACAGGGTGAGGCGGCAGAGAAGGGATACTGCGGTGAGACCTTGCCGGGGGTGGAATCCCCGGTTGTAACGCTCTGCGAGAATCACGTTTCAGCGGCTCTGGCGGTTATGGTCCAGGACTACCAACGCCTATGCCAGCGTCCATAGTAGGGCCGATAGTACCGTGGACCCCAGGCGTAGGGCCGGCCGTAAAATGGTGAGCCATAGAGCCATGGACGCCCGAGGTACAGGCCAAAACCCACAGACGGATATCCATAGAGCAATCCGGGCGCAACATAATTGTAGGTCGATACGGAAGAGGACTGCTCGGCCATCTGACGTTGAAGGTCGGCGGTCATGGCACTTTGCCGATCAGCCTGCTCTTTCAACTGGCCGACGGCGTTTTGCTGGACATGGACCTCTGCTTCCAGCTTCGAAATTTTGTCGCGCTGGATTTCGATAAACGCTTGCAGGCATCGCGTGTGCGCATCACCCGTGTAGCTTGAACATTCCCAGGGGCCGGAAGAGTCGGCGGCGTGGAGGGGAAGCGTGAAGAGGACGATGCAGAAACCGACGGTGAGAAACGTGACCCAATGCCGAGGAGAGTTCATTCGATCAGTCGTGAGACGTACCATGACGTTCCTCCCTGGCTAGCTGGCTACAGCCTACCATTCCCCTGGCGATGAAGACCAGGTCTGGGGCTAACCTTCTGAAACGAACCACGCACTGATCGGTTGACAACCGGCTGCAGGGAAAGGATGCTTGGCGGCGGCAACCGGTTGTGGAAAGGAGAGGGAAAAAATGGGACAGAAGCAGGTCATTGCGGTGGTCGGGGCGACGGGCATGCAGGGGGGCGGGTTGGTGCGGGCGATTCTGGCCGATCCAAACAGCGGCATGACGGTGCGCGCGTTGACCAGGGACGTGAATTCGGACAAGGCCAGGGAGCTGGCGCGACTTGGCGCCGAGGTGGTCGCGGCCGACGTGCACGATGGCGAGAGTTTGAAGCGTGCATTTGCGGGGGCTGCCGGGGCGTTTTGCGTGACCTTTTTCTGGGCGCATTTTTCTCCCGAAAAGGAATTTGCCGAAGCCGAGGCGATGGCCAAGGCTGCCAAGTCGGCGGGGGTTCCGCATGTGATTTGGTCGACCCTCGAAGACACGCGTCGATGGGTTCCGCTCTCGGACGACCGGATGCCCACACTATTGGGCAAGTACAAGGTGCCGCATTTCGACGCCAAGGGCGAAGCCGATCAGGTGTTCAGGCAACTCGGAGTGCCGACAACCTTCCTGCTGACGTCGTTCTATTGGGATAACCTCATTCATTTCGGCATGGGCCCGAAGAAGGGACCGGACGGGACACTGGCGTTCACGCTTCCCATGGGCGAGGCGCGATTACCCGGTATTGCGGCAGACGATATCGGGAAGTGCGCCTTGGGATTGCTGGAGAAGCGGGATGCCTATGTGGGAAAGACCGTCGGAATCGCGGGGGAGCATCTCACCGGATCACAAATGGCCGCGGCGTTGACGAAGGCGCTGGGTCGGGAGGTGCGCTATAACGCGGTGCCGCCGGAGGTCTACCGGACGTTCGGGTTCCCCGGAGCGGATGATCTGGGTAACATGTTTCAGTTCAAGCGTGACTTCAATGCGATGTTTTGCGGCGCGCGCGAGCCGGCGATCGCCCGGGCGCTGAATCCCGGGCTGCAGACCTTTGCGCAGTGGTTGGAGGCGAACAAGGGGCGAATTCCCCTGTCGTAGACGGAGCCAGGTTCCTAACTGCTAAGCCGGCACTTTGTGTGACGGCTTGTGCTTGGAAAGCTGGCACGAAGGTGTGAAGGGATTGCAGCGCAGGCGGTGGAGCTTGATCGTCCGGAGCTTCTCTGTCCCTGTCGCAATCCGCGGCTCGGCAGGCCGCTCGCCGCTCCCGAGTAACGGAAACGAGGCGAGCGTCGTCAGGACGCAGATCGAAAGAACGGCCACCACCCATGCGAAGTACAATGAGTAACGCATGGCCTATTCGTACCATAGCGACATGAGATGTCAACGAAACGATTGTTTTTTGCCGTCTGTTCCTGTCGCTGAGGACGGAGGGATCTGTTCCGGAAGATTCCGTAGTCGGTTTCAGGAATTGCTACGGCGTTGTCATTGGCAGACACTGCTGTGGTGGGCGTCGGATTCCGCTGTCGCTCACCAGTCTCACAAGGAGGACTCCCCATGAACAGGATGTCGATTTCCGCCGCGACCATCGTATTGGCTTTGTTCGGCCTCATGTCGGTCGGCTGGGCCGGTGAGATGAAGGCCAAGATGGAAGAGATGAAGGGCGACACAAAGGCGAAGGTCGAAGAGATGAAGGGCGAGGCCAAAGCCGCCGTCGAAGACGCCAAGGGCAATAAGGTTCAGGCGGAAGTGGAGCGCGCCAAGGGCAAGGGGAACGCGGCCATGGAGAAGGCTAAGGGTAAGGTCAAGGAATTGAAAGCGAAGACGGAATAGGCTCGTTCTGCCGACGCGGCTCGACCGGCCTGTGCATGGGGATGACGCACGCGCAGGCCGCCCGTAGCCGACTGCGTGAGCCCCTGCGCGCCCTGCCTGCCATTGCGCAGGGGCTTCGCTGCCGGTACAATCCCCTCGCTCGTCACCCGCCGACGGGTGTGATCGCACCGACGCGCGAACGATTCCATGCTCCTATCCTTCGTGATTCTCTATCTTGCCTGCTCGGTCGGGATCGGGCTCTACGCGGCGACCCGCGTGCACAATGCCAAAGACTTCGCCGTCGCGGGGCGCTGTCTGCCGCTGCCGGTGGTGACTGCCACAGTGTTTGCGACCTGGTTCGGCGCCGAGACTGTGCTCGGCATCTCCGCCACCTTTGTCAAGGACGGCCTGCGAGCGGTGGTGGCCGATCCCTTCGGATCGAGCCTCTGTTTGATTCTCGCCGGATTATTGTTTGCCCGCCGCCTGTACCGATTGAATCTCCTCACGATCGGGGACTTTTACCGCCTACGGTACAATCGCACGGTTGAGGTCCTCTGTACCCTCTGCATCGTCGCTTCATACCTCGGTTGGGTTTCAGCCCAGATCAAGGCCCTCGGGCTGGTCTTCAACGTGGTCACGGACGGAGCGATGAGCCAGTCGGTGGGCATGGTGCTGGGAGCCGTCATCGTCCTGACATACACCACGTTCGGAGGCATGTTCTCGGTGGCGATTCTGGATTTTGTGCAGATCACCATCATCATGGGCGGCATGCTCTACATCGGCTCGGTCATCAGCGGATTAGCCGGCGGGGTGGAGCGGGTGGTGACGCATGCGGCCATGGCGGGGAAACTGGATTTTTTCCCGCCGGCGCGGATGGAGGCGTGGATTCCGTTTCTCGGCGCCTGGGTCACGATGATGTTCGGATCGATTCCGCAGCAGGATGTGTTTCAGCGCATCACATCGGCGCGGGACGAACGGACGGCAGTGCGGGGATCGGTGCTGGGGGGGACGCTGTATTTCTTCTTCGCGTTTGTGCCGATGTTCCTCGCCTATTCCGCTACGCTCGTCGATCCGGCGCAGGTGGCGCAGTTATTGGAACGGGATTCCCAACTCATCCTTCCCAACCTGATCGTGCAGCACACCCCGATCGTGGCGCAGATCATCTTTTTCGGCGCGCTGCTGTCCGCCATCATGAGCTGCTCGTCCGCCACGTTACTCGCGCCGTCGGTGGCGTTCAGTGAAAATATCGTGAAGGGGTGGGTGCCCACGATCAGCGATCAAGGGTTGTTGCGGGTGATGCGAATCGTCCTCGTCGGGTTTGCGGCCACGGTCCTGCTGTTTGCGCTCAATTCAGAGGCCAGTATTTTTAAGATGGTCGAGAGTGCGTACAAGGTCACGCTGGTGGCGGCCTTCGTGCCGCTGCTGGCCGGATTGTACTGGCCCAGGGCCACGACACAAGGGGCGGTGCTGGCGATCACTGTGGGGCTCGGAACCTGGGGTGGATCGGAGCTGACCGTCACGCTCGATCAGGTCTGGCCGCCGCAGCTCCTGGGCCTGCTGGCCGCCGCCGTGGGGATGGTGGCCGGGTCCTTGCTACCGCAATGGATCGAGCATCCGGCTGGAGTGAGCGCGTCCGGGAACCGGCCGTCCCTTTCCTCGCCCGTCGAGTGAATTAGTAGGCTGCGGAGGAACTCGATTGTCGCGCAATGCGCGACGATCAACTCATGCGCGGTGTCGGCATTACATTGACCTGTAAGATGTTCAAAAGGCCGTTCAGCAAGGCCGCAGCTAGCGGGAGGCGGCAGTGTCTTGCGGGAACGCCGCTGGCGGACTTTTTCCGCATCCTGCTAGGCGGGCGAGACTGAGTGAAGGATCTCGCGCACCATGCGGATCAAGTCTTCGGGCGAGAAGGGCTTTTGCAGAAAGGTCGTGTGGCCCTGGGTTTCATCTCCTGTGACGGGCGGGTTATCGCTGTATCCTGACATGTAGAGCACTTTCATCTCCGCGAAGTGACTGCGGAGGCGCATGGCCAACTCTTTGCCGTTCATGCCGGGCATCACGAGATCCGTCAGCAGCAGGTCGATGTGGAGCGCGTTTCGTCGGATCAGATCCAGTGCCTGGAAACCGTCCTCCGCTTCGTGCACGGTGTAGCCATGTGTGCGCAGAATATGCTGCGTCAGTAGGCGGACCGCCGGCTCGTCTTCCACCAGCAGGATGATTTCTGTCCCCGAGGTGTGGGCCGGCTCCGATTGAACCGGCGGGAGGGCCGTGTACGGGGGGACGACTTCCGGCAGAAACACGGTCATGGTGGTACCCTGACCCACCGCGCTTTCGACCGTAATGGTCCCGCCGCTTTGGTGCACGATGCCATACACCGTCGAGAGGCCGAGACCGGTTCCGCGACCCGGCGGTTTGGTCGTGAAAAATGGCTCGAAGATCTTGGCCTTCGTGGCCGGGTCGATGCCGGTCCCCGTATCGTGCACCCGCAGACGCACATAGGTGCGGGCGGTGCGCGTGTCATGATCCGTCCCCCAGACCTCTTCCCGGGAAACCTGGCGGGTATCGATGGTCAGGGTGCCTCCATGCGGCATGGCATCGCGGGCATTGACGGCCAGGTTGAGCAGGACCTGTTCGAGTTGGACGGCGTCGGCTTTGACCCAGAGCGGAAGAGGGTCGAGTTGCAGAACGATCGAGATGTGTTCACCGATCAGGCTCTTCAGCAGCGCCATGAGGTCACGAATCACCCGGTGAAGGTCCAACGAGACCGGGTGGAGCATTTGCTTCCTGCTGAAGGCCAGTAACTGGCCGGTCAGCGCCGCGCAACGTTCCCCCGCGCGTTGAATTTCCTGCACGAAGTAGCGGGCTGAAGAATTCTGGCTCAGTTCCTGGAGCAGGACCGCGCTATAGCCGAGGATGACGGTCATCACATTGTTGAAGTCGTGCGCCACGCCTCCCGCCAATCGCCCGACGGCCTCCATTTTTTGGGCCTGCCGCAACTGGTCTTCCAGTTCGCGGGCCTCCGTAATGTCTTCAGTGATCCCGCTCAGACTATCGACTTCACCCGTCGCGGTATGGTGGATGACCATCCGGTCGTGAATCCATCGGACCTGCCCGTCGGGCCGTATGATCCGATACAGCAGGTGCAGGTCGCGTCCGGTCGGATTCGCAATCTCCGCATCGTAGACCTCGCTGACGACCTGTCGATGGTCCGGGTGGATAAAATCCCGCCAGAGCTTTGGATTTTCATAGAATCGCGCGGCAGGCAAGCCCCAGATCCGCTCGAAGGCCGGATTGACGTACAGGACCTGCGGCGGATTCGCCTGCGCAAACCACACGCCCTGGTTGAGATTGTCGGTGAGATAGTTGAATCGCTTTTCGCTCGAGAGCCGCGCGCCTTCCGTCCGCCTGTGTTCCAGGACTTCATTCTGCAGCCGCGCGTTGGCCTGGGCCAGGTCGGCCGTGCGTTCGGTGATGCGCTGTTCCAGATCGGTTTGCGCGGTGCGCAGTTGCTCCTCGATGACGCGGCGATCGTGGATCTCTTTGGTGATGTCCTGATTCAGTCGTTCGACCGCTTCCGTGCGGGTCGTCAACGACCGTGCCAGGGCCACCTTCTCCAGTTGCAGGCGCATCGAGGAGAGCAGCACGCGGTTGAAGTTCCAGGCCGAGTGGATGGTGGCCAGGAGAAACAGGACGCCCATGCCTCCCATGATCAGATGGAACTCGTGTCCGCTGAGAAAGAGGTGTCCGAGGATTGGAAGTGTCAACGGAACCGCGTACCACAAAAACAAGGGAAAGGAGACAGAGAGGACGGACACCGCGCCGGCCGTCATGCCGCCGAGCACGAACAGTTGGACCAATTCATAGGGGAGGGGAATATCCAGCGTGAGAAAATACACGCTGCTGCCCCATCCGAACCCTGCCATGCTGGTCGTCACCAGCATCCAGCGGTGCCAGTCTGCGCTGCTCCAGGAGGTCGGCCACGCTCGCCGATAACTCAGGATCAGGATTGCCCGCATGGCGGCGACCATCCACAGGCCGGCGATCCAGAGCAGCAGGGGCGTATGCGGAACGACGGACCATTCCACCGCCGCGAGAACGGCGGCATTGATGGCGCTCGCCACCACGCCGGTCGGCATGTTGCGGTACAACACCTGAACTTGCAGGGTATGCAGATCCGGAGCCGGATCGGTGTGGGATGGGCGATCCATACGAAGGCCTTGCTCTGAAGCAGGTTCACCGCGCACAGGGTACCGATGGCAGCATCACGATGTGCGCGTGTCTCGTAAGTACGCCTACTCTACCATGATCGTTGGAAGGCCGGGCATCAAAAATTCACACGGAGATTGATGGAGCCGACATGCAAGGTCGTGCGATACGTTCCGTTGACGGTGGGATTGACGTTCCCCGCGACGGTTCTGCCCTCGTACAGAATGGCCTGGTAGGCCAGATCGATTCCGAGGCCTTTGGGGCTGAGGGTCTTGTCGGATCCTCCGCAGGGGATGACCCCGAAGAATTTGCCGTGCCCCCGGCACATGAATCCGAAGCCGGTGGAGACGGCATGATTGTCGCCGTCGGGAATGGCAGGGTTGAAGGTCTGATCGGGAATCGCCTTCTGAGAATGCCAATAGCCGGCGCGTAAGGCGACATCCCAATCGGGCAGCGGTGCGGGGTTCAGCCACTTGTATTCCGTGCCGACCATGACGGTGTAGCCGCTGGTCCAGTTGGCCGGGGTGGCGATGGCGAGCCCGTTCGACAGGGTCGTATCCAGATTGCGGACCGATTTCCAGCCGGTGTAATCCACGTCCAATTCCAGTTTCCACTCCCGCTCGTTATCCCGGACGGGCCAGAGTGCGATGCCGCCGGTGAGAACCTGCGGGACCACAAACGTCGTGCGGGCGTCTGCCACACGCGTGCCGCCGGCGAGCAATTGCCCGTCGAGATGCAGCGTCGCCTGGCTGCGGTAGATGAGGCCGATGTTGACGAGCGGACGTCCGTCCCCGTTACGCAGCGGCGTATAGAGCAGGCTGGCATTGAAGCCCGCGGCCGTGTCGCGCCCGTTCAATTCCATGCCGGTGCCGGCCGGGATGCCGAGCCCGCCGGGCCAGCGAAATTGTCGCTCAACCTGTCCTTCTCCGAAGGCTCCGGAAAACGTATAGATGTCCGCTCCCAACCCGATCGCCAGATCCGGCAATGGCCGGAAGGCGATGGAAGGGCGAATGTCGATCAGCTCGAACGCGGCTTTCGTGGTCGCCGTGGAGAACGGACTGCTGTCCGGCCAGCGCGTCAAGGTGCCGAACGGGCTGAAGACGGCCAGGCCGATGGCGGTGCGGTCGGAGGAGCCGATGCCGAGGTCCTTGAGATTGGCCGTCATGTAGATGTTCGACGGAGGTGGAACCGCCACACTCCCGCGAAGATCGCCGTTCGCCTGGGTGCCCGCGCCGTTCTGAAACGAGAATCCACCGGCGATGAGAGTGGTGCCGGCTGAGAACTGAACCCCGCGGAGTTGTGTCATGCCGGCCGGATTATAGTACCCGGCGGAAGCATCGTCGGCTTGCGCCGTGAATGCCGACGCCTGGCCGGTTGCCGAGGCACTGTGATCGTAGATGCGAAAACTTCCCGCCCGGGCTGTCGATGGGGTGGAGGTGATTGCGGTGATCAGGGCGCAACAGGCAATGAGTATGCGGGCGAAGGGGGCACCGTTTCGCTTCCACCGGCGCCGCGATGGGGTTTTCCCGTGGTGCGACGGCCGTGCCGCGGGCACGTAGGGTCTCGGTGAATCACCGGCATTAAGAAGGCGTAGAGTCCTCACGGTCATGTTCCTCGTATGGATGAGTCTGTCAGTAACGCAATCAGCCTGCCGGGGCGCGTGGTGTGTGCAGTTAACGTTGTACGGGTGTGATGCGCAGAGCCGACGCGTATTCCGGACGTCCTGATTGGTGCAAGAGCGTAAAAACTCGGCAATGTGGCGCTCATCTAAGAGAAGGCACGGGACTTTGTCAAGCTCGGGTGCCGGGGGATCTTCCTGAATTGCGCTGTGCACGCATGTGATTTCGTTCGCTGGATCGCGTATGCTCGGCGGATGGGGACGTGGTGGTGCTATTCGTGAGACGCTGGATCGTGCGAGGGCTTCTGGTCATGGCCGGCGTCGTGGTCCTTGCCGCAGGAAGTGGGGTGACCTACGGGCTCTACCTCTCGGCCAGTCTGGCATTGCCGGCCGGCGACGAGCATCCCCCCCGCCTGATCTACGGCGCCCCGTTTCTGTTGAAGCCCGATCTGGATATTGCCTCCGCTCATCTGATCGAGCGCCTCAACCGGCTCGGGTATCGCGCGGTCGAGACGGCCGTGCGCACCCCCGGCGAGTATCGTGTCACTCCCGCAGAGATCGATATTTACTTGCACGAGTTTGCCGATTTTCACCTGCGACCGGTTCCGGCCCGCTTGGTGCTCGACCAGGGGCGAGTGACGAAGGTGCTGTCGATTCAAGGGGGCGATGAGTTATTCCCCGCCTATCTGGAGCCGCAATTGATCAGCGGGTTGCGCGGCGCTTCGCGGCAGGTTCGGGAATGGGTCTCGTATGACGATCTGTCGGCACGATTTCTCGATGTGTTGCTGGCGATCGAAGACCGGCGATTCTTCAGCCATCCCGGCATCGATCCCATTGCCGTGGGCCGTGCGGTCTGGACGAATGTGACCCGTGGCACGGTCATCCAGGGCGGCAGTACGATCACGCAGCAGTTGGCGAAGAACCTGTTTTATTCTCCGCAACGCACGTTCGGGCGGAAGCTGAAGGAGTCGATGGCGGCATTGGTCCTGGAGGCGAAATACCGCAAACAGGCGATCCTCGAAAGTTATGCGAACGAGATTTATCTCGGGCAGGTCGGGTCTGTGTCGATTTATGGAGTCGGGGAGGCCGCGCACCGGTATTTCGGCAAACGCGTGGATGCATTGAGCTTGGAGGAGACCGCGCTGCTGGTCGGGATGATCAAGGGGCCGAATACCTATTCACCATTGAGAAACCCGGCGTTGGCCAAGCAGCGTCGCGATGTGGTGCTGGGCCGGTTGCACGAACAGGGGCTCGTGAGCGAGGACGCGTGGAAGCAGGCGGTGATGACGCCCGTCCGGGTCATGCCGCCGCAGGACACCTTGGCCGATGCGCCGTTTTTTGTCGACCATCTATTGAGACAGGTGGAAGAGACGACCGGAGCGCCCTTGCCGGACGGCGTCAGGGCCTACACGACACTCGACCCCGTGTTGCAACGACTGGCCACTCAGACGCTGGAGAGTGAACTGAGTAAACTGGAAGCGGCCTATCCGGCGCTGACCGGCCACAGCAGTCCGGTTCAAGCTGCGCTGGTGGCGCTCGATCCCGCAACGGGCGGCATTCTTGCGATGGTGGGCAGTCGTGACTATCGCACCAGCCAGTTCAACCGGGCCGTGCAGTCGAAACGCCAGCCCGGCTCGTTGTTTAAGCCGTTGGTGTATCTCGCGGCGTTCGAGGCTCGCCGCGAATTGAGCGGTGGGCAACCGATTACGGCGGCCACCTCGATCGTCGACGAACCGGTGACGTTTGAGTCGGGGGCCGGGGTGTGGGCACCGCAGAATTACGACCATCGGTTTCACGGCACGGTGTCCGTGCGGACGGCGATCGAACAATCGCTGAATATCCCCGCCGTGAAGATCGCACAGGCCGTGGGGACGAAGCGAATTCTCCAGATGGCAGAGAAGCTGGGGATTCGCAGCCCGCTGGCCGACAATTTGTCCATTGCGTTGGGAACGTCCGGCGT
The window above is part of the Nitrospira sp. genome. Proteins encoded here:
- a CDS encoding outer membrane protein transport protein — encoded protein: MTSTPSTARAGSFRIYDHSASATGQASAFTAQADDASAGYYNPAGMTQLRGVQFSAGTTLIAGGFSFQNGAGTQANGDLRGSVAVPPPSNIYMTANLKDLGIGSSDRTAIGLAVFSPFGTLTRWPDSSPFSTATTKAAFELIDIRPSIAFRPLPDLAIGLGADIYTFSGAFGEGQVERQFRWPGGLGIPAGTGMELNGRDTAAGFNASLLYTPLRNGDGRPLVNIGLIYRSQATLHLDGQLLAGGTRVADARTTFVVPQVLTGGIALWPVRDNEREWKLELDVDYTGWKSVRNLDTTLSNGLAIATPANWTSGYTVMVGTEYKWLNPAPLPDWDVALRAGYWHSQKAIPDQTFNPAIPDGDNHAVSTGFGFMCRGHGKFFGVIPCGGSDKTLSPKGLGIDLAYQAILYEGRTVAGNVNPTVNGTYRTTLHVGSINLRVNF
- a CDS encoding PBP1A family penicillin-binding protein; protein product: MRRWIVRGLLVMAGVVVLAAGSGVTYGLYLSASLALPAGDEHPPRLIYGAPFLLKPDLDIASAHLIERLNRLGYRAVETAVRTPGEYRVTPAEIDIYLHEFADFHLRPVPARLVLDQGRVTKVLSIQGGDELFPAYLEPQLISGLRGASRQVREWVSYDDLSARFLDVLLAIEDRRFFSHPGIDPIAVGRAVWTNVTRGTVIQGGSTITQQLAKNLFYSPQRTFGRKLKESMAALVLEAKYRKQAILESYANEIYLGQVGSVSIYGVGEAAHRYFGKRVDALSLEETALLVGMIKGPNTYSPLRNPALAKQRRDVVLGRLHEQGLVSEDAWKQAVMTPVRVMPPQDTLADAPFFVDHLLRQVEETTGAPLPDGVRAYTTLDPVLQRLATQTLESELSKLEAAYPALTGHSSPVQAALVALDPATGGILAMVGSRDYRTSQFNRAVQSKRQPGSLFKPLVYLAAFEARRELSGGQPITAATSIVDEPVTFESGAGVWAPQNYDHRFHGTVSVRTAIEQSLNIPAVKIAQAVGTKRILQMAEKLGIRSPLADNLSIALGTSGVSLLEITSAYGALAQGGLYVAPSALQAVMTPEGDPAWHRTPVRHQAVSPQAAYVMTSLLRGVVERGTAAKAKAMGLRGTVAGKTGTTDGYRDAWFVGYTPDVVVGVWVGFDDEEALHLTGAQAALPMWVEFVRRISPAATREFALPPAVVTRDIDPQSAQLATSKCPQRSAELFIEGTEPSIYCEVHGSGFWERVKRSFGFS